The following are from one region of the Methanospirillum hungatei genome:
- a CDS encoding aminoglycoside phosphotransferase family protein encodes MKPEMTIRPDIYSEIEQNIDILHIEPVCKGYSDDKKYLLTTKSEERFLLRITETDDTEVLSGRKEMFTLMNRLARYSSLVPRSQACWISQDAHFCIMIHEYMEGDDGEASLHKYSSDTQYEIGYRAGIELKKIHQLTAPATLSSWYARKKQKHERYCEVCNREHMVPQELDLEPVHAYIADNIHLMKDVRQTFQHDDYHPANLIINNGQLTGIIDFNRYDWVTPFTIFTNWHIFPAELVSHSHAVRLMGIS; translated from the coding sequence ATGAAGCCGGAGATGACCATCAGACCAGACATATATTCAGAAATAGAGCAGAATATCGATATCCTACATATCGAACCGGTTTGTAAGGGATACTCTGACGACAAGAAATATCTTCTTACGACAAAATCCGAAGAAAGATTTCTGCTTCGGATAACAGAAACTGATGATACCGAAGTACTGTCCGGAAGGAAAGAGATGTTCACCCTGATGAACAGACTCGCCAGATATTCATCTCTGGTTCCCCGTTCTCAGGCATGTTGGATCTCTCAGGATGCTCATTTCTGTATTATGATCCACGAGTATATGGAAGGTGATGATGGAGAAGCATCATTACACAAGTATAGTTCAGATACCCAATATGAAATCGGATACCGTGCAGGAATTGAACTGAAAAAAATCCACCAACTTACAGCTCCTGCCACTCTTTCCTCATGGTATGCCAGAAAAAAACAGAAGCACGAACGATACTGCGAGGTATGTAACCGGGAGCATATGGTCCCGCAAGAATTAGATTTGGAACCAGTTCATGCGTATATTGCTGATAACATTCACCTGATGAAAGATGTCAGGCAGACATTTCAGCATGATGACTATCATCCTGCGAATCTGATAATAAATAATGGACAATTAACCGGTATTATAGATTTTAACCGATATGACTGGGTGACCCCATTCACGATTTTTACAAACTGGCATATTTTTCCAGCAGAATTAGTATCCCATTCTCACGCGGTCAGATTGATGGGTATTTCATGA
- a CDS encoding ATP-binding cassette domain-containing protein: protein MVAIQTQNLTKQFGSLTAVNSLSLTIHKGTIFGLLGPNGAGKSTLLSMLCTILNPTSGTAKVNGFDILTESEKVRQSIGIVFQSISIDDRLTGRENLKFHAMLYDVPDDKIKGRIDEVLSLLELSERADDLVRTYSGGMIRRLEMARGLLHHPHILFLDEPTIGLDPQTREHIWSYIQELTRKKKGDLTVLLTTHYMDEADLLCDEVAIIDKGQVIVRDTPGNLKQGLQGEKIRIKMNSPEILASLLSGNPRICKVLIESGLLEVQVIHNGNIVQEIFDIARESGIEIEHISIHEPSMHDVFLYYTGEEIRKEEEDNFTSQYRKMRRRR, encoded by the coding sequence ATGGTGGCTATTCAGACACAAAATCTGACAAAACAATTTGGATCCCTTACTGCAGTGAATTCTCTATCTTTAACGATCCATAAGGGTACAATTTTCGGGCTTCTCGGACCTAACGGAGCCGGAAAAAGTACACTTCTTTCGATGCTTTGTACCATATTAAATCCGACATCCGGCACTGCTAAGGTCAATGGATTCGATATTCTCACTGAATCAGAAAAAGTCAGACAAAGTATAGGCATCGTGTTTCAGAGCATCAGTATCGATGACCGACTTACCGGCAGAGAAAATCTGAAATTTCATGCCATGCTCTATGATGTACCGGATGATAAAATTAAAGGGCGAATTGATGAAGTCCTTTCTCTTCTTGAACTCTCCGAACGGGCAGACGACCTTGTCAGGACATATTCTGGAGGAATGATACGTCGTCTTGAAATGGCACGGGGACTTCTTCATCATCCACATATCCTTTTTCTTGATGAACCTACCATTGGCCTCGATCCTCAGACCCGAGAACATATCTGGTCATATATTCAGGAATTAACACGAAAAAAGAAAGGAGATCTGACAGTCCTGCTTACCACCCACTACATGGATGAAGCAGATCTGCTCTGTGATGAAGTTGCAATTATTGATAAAGGGCAGGTTATCGTCCGGGATACACCCGGAAACCTGAAACAGGGTTTACAGGGCGAAAAAATAAGGATAAAAATGAACTCTCCGGAGATTCTTGCATCACTACTATCAGGAAATCCCAGAATTTGCAAAGTCCTGATAGAATCCGGACTCCTTGAGGTACAGGTCATTCATAATGGAAATATTGTTCAGGAGATCTTTGACATCGCCAGAGAATCTGGTATTGAGATAGAACATATCAGTATTCATGAACCCTCAATGCATGACGTCTTTTTATACTACACAGGTGAAGAGATTCGAAAAGAAGAGGAGGATAATTTCACATCACAATACAGGAAAATGAGGAGGAGACGATGA
- a CDS encoding ABC transporter permease produces the protein MNKEIKAIYTIWLREMTKFSRERVSIASSLVTPVLWLFVFGGGMGINVRMGIMGNGYSAFIFPGIIGMTLLMTSIRSGISIIWDRDFGFLKEIMVAPISRISIVLGKALGGATTAIIEGVFILLLAFIVGIHLSIIQIILVIPVMFLISLGYNGFGLAFASSIQSSEGFQGIMGFIIMPTFFFSGALWPLTNAPGWLKTISYCNPLTYGVDVMRHIILGEGQFLLPADILVIICFATGTLILTSHFFSIKK, from the coding sequence ATGAACAAGGAGATCAAAGCCATATACACCATATGGCTTCGTGAAATGACAAAATTCTCCCGGGAACGAGTGAGTATTGCAAGTTCACTGGTTACACCGGTTCTCTGGCTTTTTGTATTTGGTGGAGGAATGGGAATCAATGTCCGGATGGGTATTATGGGTAATGGGTATTCGGCATTTATTTTTCCGGGAATCATCGGGATGACACTTCTGATGACCTCAATCAGATCAGGAATATCCATCATATGGGATAGGGATTTTGGATTTTTAAAAGAGATCATGGTTGCTCCGATATCCCGTATCTCGATAGTACTGGGAAAGGCCCTTGGAGGAGCAACTACCGCAATTATTGAGGGAGTATTTATTCTCCTGCTCGCGTTTATTGTAGGTATACATCTGTCAATTATTCAGATTATCCTCGTAATTCCGGTTATGTTTTTGATCTCACTCGGGTATAACGGGTTTGGACTTGCTTTTGCATCGTCAATCCAGAGTTCTGAAGGTTTCCAGGGAATTATGGGATTTATCATCATGCCCACCTTTTTTTTTAGTGGGGCATTATGGCCACTTACCAATGCTCCCGGATGGCTGAAAACAATCAGTTATTGTAACCCGTTAACCTATGGGGTTGATGTTATGCGTCACATTATCCTGGGGGAGGGTCAGTTCCTGCTGCCTGCTGATATCCTGGTAATAATCTGTTTTGCTACAGGAACCCTGATTCTTACCTCTCACTTCTTTTCAATAAAAAAATGA
- a CDS encoding C1 family peptidase — protein MINKSRIYGARRFLFTVLLLLIIPFSNSASCQVCNGENFTIDCLILGDIDEDNLSFFQTVDPKDIGRALDISRYPSLDNNSFMASLISDDSGNDDGAAVMNLETEGVLAMQEANKNQKRFEVPEDLMNIPAGSFSHLEMFNYTPSEWDQTGGIDEHCGNCWVFADTGALQLDMAYHQNMTEQLSVQYFTSSYHNGTGIWACCGGSPIWFADFYNTTKKAIPVTNTNASFIDSKSICDKGESTAIHASYISTTPYYPIEQISAEMISTNSKYEGRVIKNETAINSIKAALHSEKAVLIVYTPDDWSKMMNYWKNQTSEEIFVPDSTPGATHNDGGHVMLILGYNDTDPKMRYWQILNSWGGPYNHPEGIFKLSMDLDYSLQCPDGVNAYEFYVLNVTYPEIST, from the coding sequence ATGATAAATAAAAGCAGAATATATGGTGCCAGAAGGTTTCTCTTTACAGTTTTACTTCTTTTGATTATTCCATTCTCAAATTCAGCATCCTGTCAGGTTTGTAATGGAGAAAATTTCACAATAGATTGCCTTATTCTAGGAGATATTGACGAAGATAACTTATCCTTTTTCCAAACCGTCGATCCAAAGGACATCGGAAGAGCTTTGGATATTAGCAGATACCCTTCGTTAGACAATAATTCATTCATGGCATCATTAATTTCCGATGATTCAGGAAATGATGATGGCGCTGCTGTAATGAACCTTGAAACTGAAGGAGTTCTTGCCATGCAGGAGGCAAACAAAAATCAAAAGCGTTTTGAGGTTCCAGAAGATTTAATGAATATTCCCGCAGGATCTTTCAGTCATCTTGAGATGTTCAATTACACTCCTTCTGAATGGGACCAGACTGGTGGAATTGATGAACATTGTGGAAATTGCTGGGTTTTTGCAGATACCGGAGCTCTGCAACTTGATATGGCCTATCACCAGAACATGACCGAACAACTATCAGTCCAGTATTTTACCTCTTCTTACCATAATGGAACCGGTATCTGGGCCTGTTGTGGTGGTTCGCCCATATGGTTTGCAGACTTTTATAACACTACCAAAAAAGCAATTCCCGTAACCAATACCAATGCATCATTTATTGATAGCAAAAGCATTTGCGATAAGGGCGAATCTACCGCGATACATGCCTCATATATATCAACAACTCCCTATTACCCTATAGAACAGATATCGGCCGAGATGATTAGTACCAACAGCAAGTATGAAGGAAGGGTAATTAAAAATGAGACCGCAATAAATTCAATTAAAGCTGCATTGCATAGTGAGAAGGCAGTACTTATTGTCTATACACCAGACGACTGGAGCAAAATGATGAATTACTGGAAAAACCAGACCTCGGAAGAGATCTTTGTTCCCGATTCTACCCCTGGTGCAACTCATAATGATGGAGGTCATGTAATGCTGATTCTCGGATATAATGATACAGACCCCAAGATGCGGTACTGGCAAATATTGAACAGCTGGGGAGGGCCATATAATCACCCTGAAGGTATATTTAAACTTTCAATGGACCTAGATTATTCCCTACAGTGTCCTGATGGTGTCAATGCCTATGAATTCTATGTCTTAAATGTGACGTATCCGGAGATCTCCACATAG
- a CDS encoding ABC transporter substrate-binding protein, whose amino-acid sequence MPLLAFLVIALLFQPIYADESYPRTITDLAGRTITIEKPIERIITNNPDNSRIVIALGDGDKLVASDECTVETGGCVCPMGSNNETLCEACWQGVTPGGLDNLPVTNTRYTMNQEQMASLKPDIILMSSDKEADEVQEHVGVPVFVAAPDYSIQGMKKHITAVGSVLGKEAEAKDLNSFIDSEVKKVTDISSTIPENEKKKVYFATRGAMKGFYDAKEGRDFTRTDNKYDPLALAGGLNVAKDAADGNVNVGIEQIIAWNPDVILVACSSPEDSGVDFILDAPELQSITAVKEGKVYNTFYPNCRGSPHDRNLINMFYIGKLLYPEKFKDINFEAEGNAIMKEFLGVDGVFSEYMDYLQFPNTQST is encoded by the coding sequence ATGCCATTGTTGGCATTTCTCGTTATTGCATTATTGTTTCAGCCGATATATGCGGACGAATCATATCCGCGAACCATTACTGACCTGGCAGGGCGAACAATTACCATTGAGAAACCCATTGAACGGATTATTACAAATAATCCGGATAACTCACGAATTGTAATCGCCCTTGGTGATGGAGATAAACTGGTTGCATCAGATGAATGTACTGTTGAAACCGGTGGCTGTGTCTGTCCGATGGGTTCAAATAATGAAACACTCTGTGAAGCCTGTTGGCAGGGGGTTACTCCGGGTGGCCTTGATAACCTTCCGGTAACCAACACGCGGTATACGATGAACCAGGAGCAGATGGCATCTTTAAAACCGGATATTATCCTGATGTCTTCAGATAAAGAAGCAGACGAGGTCCAGGAACATGTTGGTGTCCCGGTATTTGTTGCAGCACCGGATTATTCTATCCAGGGAATGAAGAAGCATATCACCGCAGTTGGTAGTGTTCTTGGAAAAGAAGCAGAAGCCAAAGACCTAAATTCATTCATTGACAGTGAAGTAAAGAAAGTCACCGACATCTCCAGTACTATCCCGGAAAACGAGAAGAAAAAAGTATATTTCGCAACCCGTGGGGCAATGAAAGGATTCTATGACGCAAAGGAAGGGAGAGACTTTACCCGGACTGATAATAAATACGACCCACTTGCACTTGCCGGTGGCCTTAACGTTGCCAAAGATGCTGCAGATGGGAATGTAAATGTCGGAATTGAACAGATTATTGCCTGGAATCCGGACGTAATTCTGGTCGCCTGCAGTTCACCTGAAGATTCCGGAGTAGATTTCATCCTGGATGCACCAGAACTTCAATCTATCACAGCGGTTAAGGAAGGAAAAGTCTACAATACCTTCTATCCAAACTGCCGGGGAAGCCCCCATGACCGAAACCTGATTAACATGTTCTATATTGGAAAACTTCTCTATCCAGAAAAATTCAAAGACATTAACTTCGAAGCAGAGGGTAATGCAATTATGAAGGAATTCCTCGGTGTAGATGGTGTATTCTCCGAGTACATGGATTATCTGCAATTTCCAAATACCCAAAGCACATGA
- a CDS encoding class I SAM-dependent methyltransferase yields the protein MNPIINYNELWRILHQRRRAGGQDWDKRAHSFFKAVSGNDEAEKVIPSLNLTDSDTVLDMGAGTGRFAVPMAKYAAHVTALEPSSGMASYLEKSMEEEGLSNYTLVRKRWEDVKIGQDIPVHDVVFASNSLGFPDLADGLKKLDAAARKAVHILWFAGPQRHPMDPELKKRLGREEERDFGPDYIFIAQVLHDMGIYANVEVHPTRTVHRYENLDEAVAWWEERGDISPEEKPILREFLSEKLNCTVDGHPVMQRNGWRARIWWEKENRAE from the coding sequence ATGAACCCTATTATCAATTATAATGAACTCTGGCGTATTCTGCATCAAAGAAGACGAGCAGGAGGACAGGATTGGGACAAACGGGCCCATTCTTTTTTTAAAGCAGTGTCCGGAAACGATGAAGCAGAAAAAGTAATCCCTTCTCTTAACCTGACCGATTCTGATACAGTATTGGATATGGGAGCCGGAACAGGCAGATTTGCAGTCCCGATGGCCAAATACGCAGCCCATGTTACTGCTCTTGAGCCATCATCCGGAATGGCATCTTACCTTGAGAAAAGTATGGAAGAAGAAGGTCTTTCCAACTATACCCTCGTCAGGAAACGGTGGGAAGATGTGAAGATAGGTCAGGACATTCCAGTTCATGATGTCGTTTTTGCGTCAAACTCACTCGGTTTTCCGGATTTGGCAGATGGCCTTAAAAAACTTGATGCAGCAGCCAGAAAAGCAGTACATATTCTCTGGTTTGCAGGTCCACAGCGACATCCTATGGATCCTGAACTGAAAAAGCGTCTTGGAAGAGAGGAGGAAAGGGATTTCGGACCCGATTACATCTTTATTGCACAGGTTCTGCACGACATGGGAATCTATGCAAATGTTGAGGTTCATCCCACCCGGACAGTACACAGATATGAAAATCTGGATGAAGCAGTCGCCTGGTGGGAAGAAAGGGGTGATATCAGCCCTGAAGAAAAACCAATCCTGAGAGAATTTTTATCTGAAAAATTAAACTGCACTGTTGATGGACACCCGGTCATGCAACGAAACGGATGGCGTGCCAGAATATGGTGGGAGAAGGAGAATCGTGCCGAATGA
- a CDS encoding FecCD family ABC transporter permease, translating into MSSPYEPVSEAAKNHRQKRNQKLIEVKKEYRRLLGRKIAFLTGIVLLIIFAVAYIITLGPLGITIPQVYETLLARYLPGFFNMDTVFEQVVWNIRFPRIIGGIFAGFGFGICGCVMQAVLKNPLASPFTLGISSGAHFGVAIAAVFGVAIIGGEYLLIANAFLFAMLCSLFIVSLAALKGATSETLILAGIAVNYLFSSLSQLMAYFANDEQLRLMSLWGMGDLSAFSWSKFGLFVAIFVICTPILLSKARDLNLMTIGDDSALSLGVNANRVRMVTMMISSVLVATIVCFTGTIGFIGLVAPHMARMLIGTDHRILIPASGILGACLLICADAVAMNIIGPTIIPTGIMTALLGVPFFLYLVLKGKRKEFW; encoded by the coding sequence ATGAGTTCACCTTACGAACCTGTCTCTGAAGCAGCAAAGAATCACCGGCAGAAACGAAATCAAAAACTCATTGAAGTTAAAAAAGAGTACCGAAGATTATTAGGGAGAAAAATTGCTTTTCTCACTGGAATAGTTCTCCTCATCATTTTTGCTGTTGCCTATATTATTACTCTGGGTCCACTTGGGATTACTATTCCCCAGGTCTATGAAACACTTCTTGCACGGTATTTACCCGGATTTTTCAACATGGACACAGTATTTGAGCAGGTTGTCTGGAATATCCGGTTTCCACGAATCATAGGTGGCATTTTTGCAGGATTCGGATTTGGCATCTGTGGCTGTGTTATGCAAGCGGTTCTGAAAAATCCTCTTGCAAGTCCATTTACCCTTGGAATTTCTTCTGGAGCACATTTTGGTGTTGCCATTGCAGCAGTATTTGGGGTGGCAATTATTGGTGGAGAATATCTCCTGATTGCAAACGCTTTTTTATTTGCCATGCTTTGTTCTCTTTTTATTGTATCTCTGGCAGCATTAAAGGGGGCAACTTCAGAAACCCTTATTCTCGCAGGAATTGCGGTGAATTACCTATTTTCATCACTTTCTCAGCTTATGGCTTACTTTGCCAATGATGAACAACTCCGGCTTATGTCACTCTGGGGGATGGGAGATCTTTCTGCCTTTTCCTGGAGTAAATTTGGCCTGTTTGTTGCGATATTTGTCATATGTACTCCCATCCTTCTATCAAAGGCCAGGGATTTGAACCTGATGACAATCGGAGATGACTCAGCGCTCAGTCTTGGCGTGAATGCCAACCGTGTGAGAATGGTTACCATGATGATTTCATCTGTTCTCGTTGCTACAATCGTCTGTTTTACTGGGACCATCGGATTTATCGGTCTAGTTGCTCCTCACATGGCCAGGATGCTTATCGGGACGGATCATCGTATTTTGATTCCAGCTTCTGGTATATTGGGTGCCTGTCTTCTTATCTGTGCAGACGCTGTCGCAATGAATATCATCGGACCTACTATCATTCCAACAGGAATAATGACTGCTCTACTTGGCGTACCGTTCTTCCTGTACCTGGTATTAAAAGGAAAAAGAAAGGAGTTCTGGTAA
- a CDS encoding ABC transporter ATP-binding protein: MNIKLSVQNLEFAYQSTPVFSGMCMEIPKGNLVSILGPNGSGKSTFIKCVDRILNPKKGDITVDGITVSSFNRRDLAKKISYVPQSSVRIFPHSVFDMILMGRRPHLGWASSGEDEERVWDVISLLGLEDIALHSFNELSGGQQQKVLIARALVQETDLMLLDEPTSNLDIWHQLDVMRIVSDLVAEQEITTLMAVHDLNMASRFSDLIILMKKGSIHAAGKPCDVLTSENIAEVYGVKADVHCHDGVPVIIPYQQIQGNGTRNTPIFCHAT, translated from the coding sequence ATGAACATTAAACTCTCGGTTCAAAACCTGGAATTTGCCTATCAGTCTACACCGGTTTTTTCCGGGATGTGCATGGAAATTCCAAAGGGAAACCTGGTCTCAATTCTGGGACCGAATGGATCAGGAAAATCTACATTTATCAAGTGTGTAGACCGTATCTTAAACCCGAAAAAAGGGGATATTACTGTTGATGGTATAACAGTTTCATCATTTAACCGGAGGGATCTTGCAAAAAAGATATCATATGTCCCGCAAAGTTCGGTTCGGATCTTTCCACATTCAGTTTTTGATATGATCCTCATGGGTCGAAGACCTCACCTTGGTTGGGCAAGTTCTGGTGAAGATGAAGAACGAGTCTGGGATGTTATTTCCCTGCTGGGCCTTGAAGATATTGCACTTCATTCTTTTAACGAATTGTCCGGTGGACAACAACAAAAAGTCCTCATTGCCCGGGCCCTTGTGCAGGAGACGGACCTGATGCTCCTTGATGAACCAACATCCAATCTTGACATCTGGCATCAACTGGATGTTATGAGAATTGTTTCAGATCTTGTAGCGGAACAAGAAATCACAACGCTCATGGCAGTTCACGATCTCAATATGGCTTCACGGTTTTCCGACCTGATAATTCTTATGAAAAAGGGAAGTATTCATGCAGCAGGAAAACCTTGTGATGTTCTCACTTCTGAGAACATTGCTGAAGTGTACGGGGTAAAAGCTGATGTCCATTGTCATGATGGGGTGCCAGTGATAATACCGTATCAACAAATTCAGGGGAATGGGACGAGAAACACTCCTATTTTTTGTCATGCTACCTGA
- a CDS encoding MFS transporter has translation MSLTDRAYIIQLSVIGFLAIFSTTISKNPVLPLYASSLGANDALIGLISAISPLAGILLSFPVGVISDRLGRRRMLLFAGGVFLTAPLLYLFIADPLMLIPVRFFHGMATAILGPVISAIIAERFSVTKGERIGQYSSATLYGRTLAPLVGGLLISFFAITPGIFRYQSVYLAAFIAGLIVCLLIFRIPGDKKGIDVALTFGVFVKSLQIFWADSRLRATAYVDMGTYFVFGAFETFFPVYLVSQGFEAYLIGIFFAVQVLSIALTKPFFGKMADKKDPRYQIMAGLMLLGVSVFLIPFCSTIILLFILTLASGLGMSLSTVATTKYIADIARKEEMGASMGALSSIMDIGHSSGPFVTGVIITASGYGMGFLSGLLLALVITIYFGMMTVTRKKVPKVG, from the coding sequence ATGAGTCTTACCGATAGGGCATACATCATCCAGCTTTCAGTAATTGGATTTCTCGCAATATTCTCCACTACTATATCTAAAAACCCTGTTCTTCCTCTGTATGCATCTTCTCTTGGAGCAAATGACGCTCTTATCGGACTGATCTCTGCAATATCACCCCTTGCCGGAATTTTGCTCAGTTTCCCGGTAGGTGTCATTTCAGATCGTCTGGGGAGGAGACGTATGCTCCTTTTCGCCGGAGGTGTATTCCTGACTGCTCCACTTTTGTATCTTTTCATAGCAGATCCTCTCATGCTCATCCCGGTCCGGTTCTTTCATGGGATGGCTACTGCGATTCTCGGGCCGGTGATATCTGCAATCATAGCCGAACGGTTTTCTGTCACGAAAGGTGAACGAATCGGTCAGTATTCATCTGCTACACTCTATGGCCGGACCTTAGCTCCTCTGGTCGGTGGCCTGCTCATCTCATTTTTTGCAATAACACCAGGTATTTTCAGGTACCAGAGTGTGTATCTGGCAGCATTCATCGCCGGACTTATTGTCTGTCTGCTCATATTCAGAATTCCCGGAGATAAGAAAGGGATTGATGTTGCACTGACCTTTGGCGTGTTTGTGAAAAGTCTTCAGATATTCTGGGCCGACTCCCGGCTCCGGGCAACAGCCTATGTTGACATGGGAACGTATTTTGTTTTCGGAGCATTCGAGACGTTTTTTCCGGTTTACTTAGTCAGTCAGGGATTTGAGGCATATCTCATTGGGATCTTCTTCGCCGTGCAAGTTCTCTCGATTGCTCTTACAAAACCGTTTTTCGGAAAAATGGCAGATAAAAAAGATCCCCGGTACCAGATAATGGCAGGTCTCATGCTTTTGGGTGTATCAGTTTTTCTCATACCATTCTGTTCGACAATTATCCTTCTCTTCATCCTCACTCTTGCATCCGGACTCGGAATGTCACTTTCAACTGTTGCAACGACAAAATATATCGCCGATATTGCTCGGAAAGAAGAAATGGGTGCCTCTATGGGTGCATTGTCTTCAATAATGGATATCGGGCATTCATCCGGTCCATTTGTGACCGGAGTGATAATTACTGCATCCGGGTATGGCATGGGTTTTTTATCCGGTCTTCTCCTTGCACTAGTGATTACAATCTACTTTGGGATGATGACCGTTACGAGAAAAAAAGTGCCAAAAGTGGGATAA
- a CDS encoding ABC transporter ATP-binding protein, with amino-acid sequence MLPIIEISNLTISFHGDEYCLTAIEDLTLSIFKGETLAIIGESGSGKSVLGQAILSILPESAEIQGIINYSEKNLLMASDSELESIRGGLIGWVPQNPKMGFNPSMKMWKQIAESMIIHTDSSWSEAKRQAISLLERFKVLPADQWADAYPVSYSGGMLQRAMVAMGTSVNPDVIIADEPTKGVDLLNKSGITDLFLEMKNRGITQILITHDLDFARELADRVAVLYCGQIVEITSKEIFFTHPRHPYSHGLLQSLPQNGLCPIPGNAPPMHIVHTGCRFKDRCSDSKKECKNPVPFFSMNKDYVRCFNYHNRDQPL; translated from the coding sequence ATGCTACCGATAATTGAGATCTCAAACCTTACGATCTCATTTCACGGTGATGAATACTGTCTTACTGCAATAGAAGACCTCACCCTGTCAATTTTCAAGGGTGAAACACTCGCCATAATCGGAGAGAGTGGAAGTGGGAAGTCCGTACTCGGACAGGCAATACTGTCAATCCTTCCAGAATCTGCAGAGATTCAGGGTATAATTAATTACAGTGAAAAAAATCTCCTCATGGCAAGCGATTCTGAACTTGAATCAATTCGGGGCGGACTCATCGGCTGGGTTCCACAAAATCCGAAGATGGGGTTTAATCCATCCATGAAAATGTGGAAACAAATTGCAGAGTCCATGATAATCCACACTGATAGTAGCTGGTCTGAAGCAAAAAGGCAGGCTATTTCCTTACTTGAACGATTCAAAGTTCTTCCTGCAGATCAATGGGCAGATGCATACCCGGTTTCATATAGTGGCGGTATGCTCCAGAGAGCCATGGTAGCAATGGGAACCAGTGTTAATCCGGATGTTATCATCGCTGATGAACCCACGAAAGGAGTCGATCTCCTGAATAAATCTGGAATAACTGATTTGTTTCTGGAAATGAAAAACCGGGGGATAACCCAGATTTTAATCACCCATGACCTTGATTTTGCACGAGAACTAGCTGACCGGGTAGCAGTATTATATTGTGGACAAATTGTAGAGATTACAAGCAAAGAAATATTCTTCACCCATCCACGGCATCCCTACTCCCACGGTCTGTTACAATCTCTCCCTCAAAATGGTCTTTGTCCGATTCCTGGAAATGCACCGCCCATGCATATCGTTCATACCGGATGCAGATTCAAAGACCGCTGTTCTGATTCAAAAAAAGAATGTAAAAATCCTGTCCCCTTCTTCTCAATGAATAAAGATTATGTCAGATGCTTCAACTATCATAACCGGGACCAGCCTTTGTAA